Proteins co-encoded in one Arthrobacter globiformis genomic window:
- a CDS encoding FtsB family cell division protein, translating into MATRRPKVPRVTPPAQQSSAGSAGGDVIQADFGGPRSVPATHEAGTGHGGTGAKAAGSANDAGTKTGAGTKAGPGTKAAAGAKGGTGKPGSAGNSRGKSGSSAVAAEEENLDPVPAKAFSGRMLALAVVMVAITIMLAPTVKIFIDKRAEIAALESDIADSKANQDNLKRQVSRWQDPNYVKQQARDRINMVMPGETGYWVFGSDLPAGASGSQPSAAETQDPADVPWVDSLWESIRRSATD; encoded by the coding sequence ATGGCTACCCGCCGCCCCAAAGTTCCCAGGGTGACCCCACCAGCCCAGCAGTCCTCCGCCGGCTCGGCCGGGGGAGACGTCATCCAGGCGGACTTCGGCGGCCCGCGTTCGGTCCCGGCCACCCATGAAGCCGGGACGGGACACGGAGGCACGGGGGCGAAAGCAGCGGGCAGCGCCAACGACGCCGGTACCAAGACTGGCGCCGGCACCAAAGCAGGCCCGGGCACCAAGGCCGCCGCCGGTGCCAAGGGGGGCACCGGAAAGCCTGGCAGTGCCGGGAACAGCCGCGGGAAGTCCGGGTCATCAGCCGTTGCGGCCGAGGAAGAGAACCTCGACCCCGTTCCTGCCAAGGCGTTTTCCGGGCGCATGCTGGCGCTGGCCGTGGTGATGGTAGCCATCACCATCATGCTGGCCCCCACCGTGAAGATCTTCATCGACAAGCGGGCGGAAATCGCGGCCCTGGAGTCGGACATTGCGGACAGCAAGGCGAACCAGGACAACCTCAAACGGCAGGTCTCGCGGTGGCAGGATCCCAACTACGTCAAGCAGCAGGCCCGGGACCGCATTAACATGGTTATGCCGGGAGAGACCGGCTACTGGGTGTTCGGCAGCGACCTGCCGGCCGGCGCATCAGGCAGCCAGCCCAGCGCAGCAGAAACACAAGACCCCGCCGACGTGCCCTGGGTAGATTCCCTCTGGGAGTCCATCAGGCGCTCGGCAACAGACTAG
- a CDS encoding DUF501 domain-containing protein, which yields MDDNTATAPGESRQPSAQDLDVLSRQLGRPVRDVVEIPARCVCGNPLVAATSPRLSNGTPFPTTFYLTHPVITSAVSRLEAGGLMNEMNDRLAADESLAASYRAAHEAYLAARAAIGARSGIGDVPEIDGVSAGGMPTRVKCLHVLVGHSLAAGQGVNPLGDEAIAAISEWWTADRCYCQGAWDTAGEVPSRDLSRHGPQGLPDIVGRPAPVRKSKTDARTSDAATADAATTDATTTEAGA from the coding sequence GTGGACGACAACACGGCAACCGCCCCCGGTGAATCCAGGCAGCCATCAGCGCAGGATCTCGATGTGCTCAGCCGCCAGCTGGGGAGGCCGGTGCGTGACGTTGTGGAAATCCCGGCGCGCTGCGTCTGCGGGAACCCGCTCGTGGCGGCAACATCCCCGCGCCTCAGCAACGGAACACCCTTCCCCACCACGTTCTACCTGACCCACCCCGTCATCACGTCGGCGGTCTCCCGGCTTGAGGCCGGTGGCCTCATGAACGAAATGAATGACCGGCTTGCCGCCGACGAGTCTCTCGCTGCCTCCTACCGGGCAGCCCACGAGGCCTATCTGGCTGCCCGCGCCGCCATTGGGGCACGGTCGGGGATCGGCGACGTCCCGGAGATCGACGGCGTCTCCGCCGGCGGCATGCCCACCCGCGTCAAGTGCCTGCACGTCCTGGTGGGACACTCGCTGGCCGCCGGGCAGGGCGTGAATCCGCTGGGCGACGAAGCCATCGCGGCCATCAGCGAATGGTGGACCGCCGACCGCTGCTACTGCCAAGGTGCCTGGGACACGGCCGGCGAAGTGCCGTCCAGGGACCTCAGCCGCCACGGCCCGCAGGGGCTGCCGGACATCGTCGGCCGGCCGGCGCCCGTCCGCAAATCCAAGACGGACGCCAGGACCTCGGACGCAGCCACGGCAGATGCAGCCACAACCGACGCAACTACAACGGAGGCTGGCGCATGA
- a CDS encoding Ppx/GppA phosphatase family protein, which produces MTRVAAIDCGTNSIRLLIADIDRSNGATKLTDVVREMRVVRLGQGVDATGELAPEALERTFAATADYAALIREYQAQKVRFVATSASRDARNRQVFVDGIQNLIGVEPEVITGHEEAALSFAGASSVLPISAEDKVLVVDLGGGSTEFVLGDANGVIAAKSVDIGCVRLTERHLTSDPPTAEQIAAAEADVDAAIAEARLDVPLERSTAVVGVAGSITTITAHALKLPEYLPGAIHGAELSISAVQAAATDLLQMPRARRAELPYMHPGRVDVIGAGALVWRRILTRMGELSGGRIITATASEHDILDGIALSAVAPS; this is translated from the coding sequence ATGACCCGGGTGGCTGCCATTGACTGCGGAACCAACTCCATCCGCCTGCTCATCGCCGACATTGACCGCAGCAACGGGGCCACGAAGCTCACCGACGTCGTGCGTGAAATGCGCGTAGTGCGGCTTGGCCAGGGCGTGGACGCCACCGGCGAGCTGGCGCCCGAAGCGCTGGAGCGAACCTTCGCAGCCACGGCCGACTACGCGGCGCTCATCCGCGAGTACCAGGCCCAGAAAGTCCGGTTCGTGGCCACCTCGGCCAGCCGGGACGCCCGGAACCGCCAGGTATTCGTCGACGGCATTCAGAACCTCATTGGCGTGGAGCCTGAAGTGATCACCGGCCACGAGGAAGCCGCGCTTTCCTTCGCCGGTGCCAGCAGCGTGCTGCCCATTTCGGCAGAGGACAAGGTGCTGGTGGTGGACCTGGGCGGCGGCAGCACCGAGTTCGTGCTCGGTGACGCCAACGGCGTGATCGCAGCGAAGTCCGTGGACATCGGCTGCGTCCGGCTGACCGAACGCCACCTCACGTCGGACCCGCCCACAGCGGAGCAGATCGCCGCCGCGGAGGCCGACGTCGACGCCGCCATCGCCGAAGCGCGGCTGGACGTTCCGCTCGAACGCAGCACCGCCGTCGTCGGGGTTGCCGGCTCAATCACCACCATCACGGCGCACGCGCTCAAGCTGCCCGAATACCTGCCGGGGGCCATCCATGGCGCCGAACTGTCCATCTCTGCAGTCCAGGCGGCGGCCACCGACCTGCTGCAGATGCCGCGTGCGCGGAGGGCCGAACTGCCGTATATGCACCCCGGTCGCGTGGACGTCATTGGCGCCGGCGCGCTGGTCTGGCGGCGCATCCTCACCCGCATGGGTGAGCTCAGCGGCGGCCGCATCATTACGGCCACCGCCAGCGAGCACGATATTCTTGATGGAATTGCCCTGAGTGCCGTGGCACCGAGTTAA
- a CDS encoding S8 family serine peptidase, with product MTRATARLRRTVSALLSAVLAGGIAASAVATAPAAQADSWRDKEYWLKEAGITKAWEVSKGANVKVAVIDSGVDGGHPDLKGVLAGGHDVSGAGAPDGEKSIGAKPEHGTLVATMLAGRGHQPAKKAAAKPSPSATATASKAMPDGIMGVAPEAQILSVSTWLGSANPGGKSDQDQIPEAVRWAVDNGAKVINISLGSTSPEWPQSWDAAFLYAEQKDVVIVAAAGNRVGGNVQVGAPATIPGVLTVAGVDRSGQASTDSSSQGISIGVAAPAEKLAGGLPGGSYAEWAGTSGATPIVSGVAALIRSRWPEMSAKQVINRIVSTARDEGTPGKDPLYGFGVLNAEAALKDDVAETKTNPLGSIADWIRVHRRGNLATPAPEPTAPAPTAQATLPKATVPVAVPPSQLDSALPAAVVIGFGGLFIAIIAAGAVQLRRAYRASGGGMEEPETGAVTRADSADRPS from the coding sequence ATGACCAGAGCAACAGCCCGGCTTCGCCGGACGGTCTCGGCCCTTCTGTCCGCGGTGCTTGCCGGTGGCATCGCCGCGTCCGCCGTCGCCACCGCACCGGCCGCGCAGGCCGATTCCTGGCGGGACAAGGAGTACTGGCTCAAGGAAGCCGGCATCACCAAGGCCTGGGAGGTCTCCAAAGGCGCCAACGTGAAGGTCGCTGTGATCGACAGCGGCGTGGACGGCGGCCATCCCGACCTCAAGGGCGTGCTGGCGGGCGGCCACGATGTTTCCGGTGCCGGTGCCCCCGACGGCGAGAAGAGCATCGGTGCCAAGCCCGAGCACGGCACGCTGGTGGCCACCATGCTCGCGGGCCGCGGACACCAGCCTGCGAAGAAGGCGGCGGCCAAGCCTTCCCCGAGCGCCACCGCAACGGCGTCCAAAGCCATGCCGGACGGCATCATGGGCGTGGCCCCCGAGGCGCAGATCCTCTCCGTATCCACCTGGCTGGGATCGGCCAACCCCGGCGGCAAGAGCGACCAGGACCAGATCCCGGAGGCTGTGCGCTGGGCGGTGGACAACGGCGCCAAGGTCATCAACATTTCGCTGGGCAGCACGTCGCCTGAGTGGCCGCAAAGCTGGGACGCCGCCTTCCTGTACGCCGAGCAGAAGGACGTGGTCATCGTGGCCGCGGCCGGCAACCGGGTGGGCGGCAACGTCCAGGTGGGGGCTCCGGCCACCATTCCCGGCGTGCTGACCGTCGCGGGCGTGGACCGGAGCGGACAGGCGAGCACCGATTCCTCCTCCCAGGGCATCAGCATCGGAGTGGCAGCGCCTGCGGAGAAACTCGCTGGCGGACTGCCCGGCGGCAGCTACGCGGAATGGGCCGGCACGTCCGGTGCCACCCCCATCGTCTCCGGCGTTGCGGCGCTGATCCGCTCCAGATGGCCCGAGATGAGCGCCAAGCAGGTCATCAACAGGATCGTCTCCACCGCCAGGGACGAGGGCACGCCGGGCAAGGACCCGCTGTACGGCTTCGGCGTCCTCAACGCGGAGGCGGCACTCAAGGACGATGTGGCCGAAACGAAGACCAACCCGCTGGGTTCCATCGCGGACTGGATCCGCGTCCACCGGCGCGGGAACCTCGCGACGCCCGCCCCCGAGCCGACGGCCCCGGCGCCCACCGCTCAGGCCACGCTGCCAAAGGCGACTGTGCCGGTTGCGGTGCCGCCCTCGCAGCTGGACAGTGCACTGCCGGCCGCGGTAGTCATCGGGTTTGGCGGGCTGTTCATAGCCATTATTGCGGCGGGCGCGGTCCAGTTGCGACGGGCCTACCGGGCGTCCGGCGGGGGAATGGAAGAGCCGGAAACCGGTGCCGTGACGAGGGCGGATTCGGCGGACCGGCCAAGTTAG
- a CDS encoding NAD(P)/FAD-dependent oxidoreductase translates to MATTPQLQDRPRVLVVGGGYVGLYVALKLQKKIANAGGIVTVVDPLPYMTYQPFLPEVAGGNIEARHAVVSHRQHLKQTELIQGRVVSIDHANRTAVVAPADGGDNFEVPYFDVVLSAGAITRTFPIKGLADKGIGLKTIEEAVALRNKVLDRIEVGSTMTDPAERARALTFVVVGGGFAGIECITEMEDLARAAVRNNPRVKQEEVRFVLVEAMGRIMPEVTAKQAEWVVEHLRSRGIEVLLNTSLDNAEGSLKLINLPDKTPAQEFETDTLVWTAGVQANPMVRSTDFPLEPRGRVRVLPDLRISGDEGIIDNAWAAGDIAAVPDLTGGGLPDGTCVPNAQHALRQAKRLAKNLWASRWDKPLVDYKHKNLGAVAGFGEWKGVANINLLGRIGLKGPLAWLAHRGYHGMAMPTFERKFRVIFNWILSFFAGRDTTQLLDLDNPRGAFVAAATPAPKPAAPAPAAPAEKAPEKSAAPAQGGAKDAVTAEAK, encoded by the coding sequence ATGGCAACCACCCCACAGCTCCAGGATCGTCCGCGTGTGCTCGTCGTCGGCGGCGGGTACGTCGGCCTCTACGTAGCCCTCAAACTGCAGAAGAAGATCGCGAACGCAGGCGGCATCGTCACCGTCGTTGATCCGCTGCCCTACATGACGTACCAGCCCTTCCTGCCGGAAGTTGCCGGCGGAAACATCGAGGCCCGCCACGCAGTGGTCTCGCACCGCCAGCACCTCAAGCAGACCGAGCTCATCCAGGGCCGCGTCGTGTCGATCGACCACGCCAACCGCACGGCCGTGGTTGCCCCGGCTGACGGAGGCGACAACTTTGAGGTGCCGTACTTCGACGTCGTGCTTTCCGCCGGCGCCATCACCCGCACGTTCCCCATCAAGGGCCTGGCGGACAAGGGCATCGGCCTGAAGACCATCGAGGAAGCCGTTGCACTGCGCAACAAGGTCCTCGACCGCATCGAGGTCGGCTCCACCATGACCGACCCCGCCGAACGCGCCCGCGCCCTGACCTTCGTGGTGGTGGGTGGCGGCTTCGCCGGCATCGAATGCATCACCGAAATGGAAGACCTCGCCCGCGCTGCAGTCCGGAACAATCCGCGCGTCAAGCAGGAGGAAGTCCGCTTCGTCCTGGTCGAGGCCATGGGCCGCATCATGCCGGAGGTCACCGCGAAGCAGGCCGAGTGGGTTGTGGAGCACCTCCGCAGCCGGGGCATCGAGGTTCTGTTGAACACCTCGCTGGACAACGCCGAGGGTTCCCTCAAACTCATCAACCTGCCGGACAAGACGCCGGCCCAGGAATTCGAAACCGATACCCTCGTGTGGACCGCCGGTGTGCAGGCCAACCCGATGGTCCGCTCCACCGACTTCCCGCTGGAGCCCCGCGGCCGCGTCCGCGTCCTGCCGGACCTGCGCATCTCGGGCGACGAAGGCATCATCGACAACGCCTGGGCTGCCGGTGACATCGCCGCGGTTCCCGACCTGACGGGCGGCGGCCTGCCGGACGGCACCTGCGTTCCCAACGCCCAGCATGCGCTGCGCCAGGCGAAGCGCCTCGCCAAGAACCTGTGGGCTTCCCGCTGGGACAAGCCGCTGGTGGACTACAAGCACAAGAACCTCGGTGCTGTGGCCGGCTTCGGCGAGTGGAAGGGTGTTGCCAACATCAACCTGCTCGGCCGTATCGGGCTCAAGGGCCCCCTCGCGTGGCTGGCACACCGCGGCTACCACGGCATGGCCATGCCGACGTTCGAGCGCAAGTTCCGCGTAATCTTCAACTGGATCCTTAGCTTCTTCGCGGGCCGCGACACCACCCAGCTCCTGGACCTGGACAACCCGCGCGGCGCCTTCGTGGCCGCTGCCACCCCGGCGCCCAAGCCCGCCGCTCCGGCTCCGGCCGCACCGGCTGAGAAGGCTCCGGAGAAGTCCGCTGCCCCTGCCCAGGGCGGCGCCAAGGATGCTGTCACGGCTGAGGCCAAGTAG
- a CDS encoding N-acetyltransferase: MTGEKNLQTLLASMRPVLREGEYVYVLWPHGKPLAGHIEAAVREAEGLTVVLPRAEADALDLPYDFVAAWITLEVHSALEAVGLTAAVSRALTQARISCNVLAGFHHDHLLVPVADSARALEALAELSAANAPEPEPVREVVLRSEQPGDRDALLALTAEAFAVSPVTGLPVAGEPVEVKVLRELFVAEEYLPEFSIVAELDGEIVGYVISTRAWVDDLELLGLGPIGVTPRLQRHGIGSALMRETVVRANAAGEKGIALLGSTEYYPRFGFVPASSLGVEAPDRNWGDHFQLLPLAMWPGGVHGTFRYAGPLAAV, encoded by the coding sequence ATGACGGGTGAAAAGAACCTCCAAACTCTCCTAGCCTCGATGCGTCCGGTGCTCCGGGAAGGGGAGTACGTCTACGTTCTCTGGCCGCACGGCAAGCCGCTGGCGGGGCACATTGAGGCCGCCGTCCGGGAGGCCGAGGGGCTCACTGTGGTCCTGCCCCGGGCCGAAGCAGACGCGCTGGACCTGCCTTACGATTTCGTGGCCGCCTGGATCACCCTGGAGGTCCACTCGGCCCTGGAGGCGGTGGGCCTGACCGCGGCCGTCAGCAGGGCACTGACCCAGGCCCGGATCAGCTGCAACGTTCTCGCAGGCTTCCACCACGACCACCTGCTGGTGCCGGTGGCTGACTCGGCGCGGGCGCTGGAGGCCCTGGCCGAGCTCTCGGCCGCCAACGCCCCAGAGCCCGAGCCGGTGCGGGAAGTGGTCCTGCGCAGCGAACAGCCCGGGGACCGCGACGCCCTCCTTGCCCTGACCGCCGAAGCCTTCGCTGTTTCCCCGGTCACCGGCCTGCCCGTGGCCGGGGAGCCTGTTGAGGTCAAGGTACTCCGCGAGCTGTTCGTCGCCGAGGAATACCTGCCCGAGTTCAGCATCGTCGCAGAACTCGACGGCGAAATCGTCGGCTACGTGATCAGCACCCGTGCATGGGTCGATGACCTTGAGCTGCTGGGCCTCGGGCCCATCGGCGTGACGCCCCGACTGCAGCGCCACGGCATCGGCTCGGCGCTGATGCGCGAAACCGTCGTCCGTGCCAACGCCGCGGGGGAGAAGGGTATCGCGCTGCTTGGAAGCACCGAGTATTACCCGCGGTTCGGCTTCGTTCCGGCGTCGTCCCTGGGCGTCGAGGCGCCGGACAGGAACTGGGGCGACCATTTCCAGCTGCTGCCCCTCGCCATGTGGCCCGGCGGTGTGCACGGCACATTCCGTTACGCGGGGCCGCTGGCCGCCGTTTGA
- a CDS encoding ABC transporter substrate-binding protein produces MISLPQAAPRVAKLTALSIGVALLATACGGGSTPSATESSAAAGSIACPAPSATAGASSTAIETGNVPAATTTTPTPLKLGSLLPTTGSLAFLGPPEIAGVNLGIKEVNAAGGVLGKPVQVVHRDSGDTKTDIATQSTTALLGQGVSAIIGAASSGVSKTVINQITGAGVIQFSPANTSPDFTTWDDKGLYWRTAPSDVLQGKVLGNYIATCGAQTVGMIVLNDAYGTGLAKNVKAAFEAAGGQVVAEELFNEGDSQFSSQVDKVIAAKPDAIALITFDQAKSIVPLITGKGIKPTQLFMVDGNTSDYSKDFKAGTLKGAQGTIPGTFAKEDFKKKLLAIDPALKDYSYAGESYDAVNLISLAAEAAKSTKGTEIAKQLKAVSEGGEKCTDFASCVTLLRNGKDIDYDGESGPVTFSDAGDPTEASIGIYEYQDDNKYTPAREEFGKL; encoded by the coding sequence ATGATTTCACTCCCCCAGGCGGCGCCCAGGGTGGCTAAGCTCACAGCGCTTAGCATCGGCGTCGCCCTTCTGGCCACGGCTTGTGGTGGCGGTTCCACCCCAAGCGCGACCGAATCCTCTGCAGCGGCAGGCAGCATCGCATGCCCCGCTCCCAGTGCCACGGCCGGGGCAAGCAGCACCGCCATAGAGACCGGCAACGTGCCGGCAGCAACCACCACCACCCCCACTCCGCTGAAACTTGGATCGCTCTTGCCGACGACGGGGTCGCTGGCGTTCCTCGGCCCGCCCGAAATCGCCGGTGTTAACCTCGGCATCAAGGAAGTCAACGCCGCCGGCGGTGTGCTCGGCAAGCCGGTCCAGGTGGTCCACCGCGACTCCGGCGACACCAAGACGGACATCGCCACGCAGTCCACCACGGCACTTCTCGGCCAGGGTGTCAGCGCCATCATCGGTGCCGCATCCTCGGGTGTGTCCAAGACCGTGATCAACCAGATCACGGGTGCGGGCGTGATCCAGTTCTCCCCGGCGAACACGTCGCCGGACTTCACCACTTGGGATGACAAGGGCCTGTACTGGCGTACGGCTCCGTCCGACGTCCTGCAGGGCAAGGTGCTGGGCAACTACATCGCAACGTGTGGTGCCCAGACAGTGGGCATGATCGTCCTGAACGACGCCTACGGCACCGGCCTGGCAAAGAACGTCAAGGCCGCGTTTGAAGCAGCCGGTGGCCAGGTTGTGGCCGAGGAACTCTTCAATGAGGGCGACTCGCAGTTCAGCAGCCAGGTGGACAAGGTCATCGCCGCCAAGCCGGACGCCATTGCCCTGATCACCTTTGACCAGGCCAAGAGCATCGTCCCGCTGATCACGGGCAAGGGCATCAAGCCGACGCAGCTGTTCATGGTGGACGGCAATACGTCCGACTACAGCAAGGACTTCAAGGCCGGCACGCTGAAGGGCGCACAGGGAACCATCCCCGGCACCTTCGCCAAGGAGGACTTCAAGAAGAAGCTCCTCGCCATCGATCCCGCCCTGAAGGACTACAGCTACGCCGGTGAGTCCTACGACGCCGTCAACCTGATCTCACTGGCAGCGGAGGCCGCCAAGAGCACCAAGGGCACGGAGATCGCCAAGCAGCTCAAGGCAGTTTCCGAGGGCGGCGAGAAGTGCACGGACTTCGCGTCCTGTGTCACGCTGCTCCGCAACGGCAAGGACATCGACTACGACGGTGAGTCAGGCCCCGTGACCTTCTCGGACGCCGGTGATCCGACGGAAGCCTCCATTGGCATCTACGAGTACCAGGACGACAACAAGTACACGCCGGCCCGGGAGGAATTCGGCAAGCTGTAA
- a CDS encoding ABC transporter ATP-binding protein has translation MSATSAAPAASSAAEDGAVVKVTDLVAGYLPGVNILNGCSIEARKGELIGIIGPNGAGKSTLLKAMFGLVKVHSGSVVVRGQDLTGLKANKLVTQGVGFVPQTNNVFSTLTIEENMQMGMFQRPKDFARRFDFVTSLFPELGKRRAQRAGSLSGGERQMVAMGRALMMEPAVLLLDEPSAGLSPVKQDETFLRVHEINRAGVSVIMVEQNARRCLQICDRGYVLDQGKDAYTGTGRELMKDPKVIQLYLGTLADED, from the coding sequence ATGAGTGCCACGAGCGCGGCCCCGGCCGCAAGCAGCGCAGCCGAGGACGGCGCCGTCGTCAAGGTCACCGATCTGGTGGCCGGCTACCTCCCCGGCGTCAACATCCTCAACGGGTGCAGCATCGAGGCCCGGAAGGGCGAACTGATCGGCATCATCGGCCCGAACGGGGCGGGCAAGTCCACACTGCTGAAGGCCATGTTCGGTCTGGTGAAGGTGCACTCCGGATCCGTGGTGGTCAGGGGACAGGACCTCACGGGCCTCAAGGCGAACAAGCTGGTGACCCAGGGCGTCGGTTTCGTGCCCCAGACCAACAACGTCTTCTCCACCCTCACCATTGAGGAAAACATGCAGATGGGCATGTTCCAGCGGCCCAAGGACTTCGCGCGGCGCTTCGACTTCGTCACCAGCCTTTTCCCGGAACTGGGTAAGCGCAGGGCTCAGAGAGCGGGCTCACTGTCCGGGGGCGAGCGGCAGATGGTGGCGATGGGCCGGGCCTTGATGATGGAGCCGGCCGTGCTGCTTCTGGATGAACCGTCGGCGGGACTCTCCCCCGTCAAGCAGGATGAGACCTTCCTGCGGGTGCACGAGATCAACCGTGCCGGCGTGTCCGTGATCATGGTGGAGCAGAACGCCCGCCGCTGCCTGCAGATCTGCGACCGCGGTTATGTCCTGGACCAGGGCAAGGATGCGTACACCGGCACGGGCCGTGAGCTGATGAAGGACCCGAAGGTCATCCAGCTGTACCTCGGCACGCTGGCCGACGAGGACTAA
- a CDS encoding ABC transporter ATP-binding protein, whose translation MSKHSEESMEAGVDYMTDARPIAVGDNTPGCKKRDAIVVAENVTRSFGGINAVDVDYLEIPRHKITALIGPNGAGKTTLFNLLTGFDTPNSGKWQFEGQSIAGVSSYKVARMGMVRTFQLTKVMGKLTVMENMRLGASNQPGERLSKALFKNIWGGREKEITEHANVLLEKFKLDTKKDDYAASLSGGQRKLLEMARSLMVRPKLVMLDEPMAGVNPALTQSLLDHIKNLKSEGMTVLFVEHDMHMVRHIADWVVVMAEGKIVAEGPPGEVMKDPAVIDAYLGAHHDVDLGDTEGIKALEQELVKDEESIVGTEDAGIIAVDAVAPTITEAGPGTDNGPTGAGSTAVGRTDEDKE comes from the coding sequence ATGAGCAAGCACAGCGAAGAATCAATGGAAGCGGGCGTCGACTACATGACGGACGCCCGGCCGATCGCCGTCGGGGACAACACCCCGGGCTGCAAGAAGCGGGATGCGATCGTCGTCGCAGAAAACGTCACCCGCAGCTTCGGCGGCATCAACGCCGTCGACGTCGACTACCTGGAGATCCCGCGGCACAAGATCACCGCCCTGATCGGCCCCAACGGGGCCGGCAAGACCACCCTGTTCAACCTGCTCACCGGCTTTGACACGCCTAACTCGGGCAAGTGGCAGTTCGAGGGCCAGAGCATCGCCGGGGTGTCCTCCTACAAGGTGGCCAGGATGGGCATGGTCCGCACGTTCCAGCTCACCAAGGTCATGGGGAAGCTGACGGTCATGGAAAACATGCGGCTCGGCGCTTCCAACCAGCCGGGCGAGAGGCTGTCCAAGGCCCTGTTCAAGAACATCTGGGGCGGCCGCGAAAAGGAAATCACCGAGCACGCCAACGTCCTGCTGGAGAAGTTCAAGCTCGACACCAAGAAGGACGACTACGCGGCGTCGCTGTCCGGCGGCCAGCGCAAGCTGCTGGAAATGGCCCGGTCCCTGATGGTCCGGCCCAAGCTGGTGATGCTGGACGAACCGATGGCTGGGGTCAATCCGGCGCTGACGCAGTCGCTGCTGGACCACATCAAGAACCTCAAGTCCGAAGGCATGACGGTCCTCTTCGTGGAACACGACATGCACATGGTCCGGCACATCGCGGACTGGGTGGTGGTCATGGCCGAAGGAAAGATCGTGGCCGAGGGTCCCCCGGGCGAGGTCATGAAGGACCCCGCCGTCATCGACGCCTACCTGGGCGCCCACCACGACGTCGATCTCGGCGACACCGAGGGCATCAAGGCGCTCGAGCAGGAACTCGTCAAGGACGAGGAATCGATCGTCGGAACCGAGGACGCGGGCATCATCGCGGTGGACGCCGTGGCGCCCACGATCACCGAAGCCGGACCGGGCACCGACAACGGACCAACAGGTGCCGGATCCACAGCCGTCGGACGCACAGACGAGGACAAGGAATGA
- a CDS encoding branched-chain amino acid ABC transporter permease, with protein MDFGFILSSAAGELFSPTTAAYALAALGLAVHFGYSGLLNFGQAGFMAVGAYGFAISTLTFRVPFFVGLLIAVICSVLFALVLGIPTLRLRADYLAIVTIAAAEIVRYVVTTNQLTSVTGSANGLAAFEGGFYTMNPFPEGSYFGMNNRDFFIRVVGWGLVAVGCVLVWLLMRSPWGRVLKGIREDENAVRSLGKNVYAHKMQALVIGGIFGALAGMIFTLPRGAVQPANYGTELTFFLWTCLLLGGMATVLGPVIGAMIFWVVLSLTQGVLYGLIESGAVTWLTTVQAGQLRYILVGIALMLLMIFRPQGVFGNKKELAFA; from the coding sequence ATGGACTTCGGATTTATTCTTTCCAGCGCGGCTGGCGAACTTTTCAGCCCGACGACGGCGGCGTACGCCCTCGCCGCCCTCGGCCTCGCGGTGCACTTCGGCTACTCGGGCCTGCTGAACTTCGGCCAGGCAGGCTTCATGGCGGTGGGAGCCTACGGCTTTGCCATCTCCACACTCACCTTCCGGGTGCCATTCTTTGTCGGCCTCCTGATCGCCGTCATCTGTTCCGTGCTCTTTGCGCTGGTGCTGGGCATTCCCACCCTCCGCCTGCGGGCCGACTACCTGGCCATCGTCACCATTGCGGCGGCCGAAATTGTCCGCTACGTGGTCACCACCAACCAGCTCACGTCGGTGACCGGTTCCGCCAACGGCCTCGCCGCCTTCGAGGGCGGGTTCTATACGATGAACCCCTTCCCGGAGGGCTCCTACTTCGGCATGAACAACCGTGACTTCTTCATCCGGGTGGTGGGCTGGGGACTGGTGGCCGTCGGCTGCGTCCTCGTCTGGCTCCTGATGCGCAGCCCCTGGGGCCGTGTCCTGAAGGGCATCCGCGAGGACGAGAACGCCGTGCGCTCGCTCGGCAAGAACGTTTACGCGCACAAGATGCAGGCACTGGTGATCGGCGGCATCTTCGGAGCGCTGGCCGGGATGATCTTCACGCTCCCCCGCGGTGCCGTGCAGCCCGCCAATTACGGCACCGAGCTGACGTTCTTCCTCTGGACCTGCCTGCTGCTGGGCGGCATGGCCACGGTCCTGGGTCCGGTGATAGGCGCCATGATCTTCTGGGTGGTCCTGTCCCTCACGCAGGGCGTCCTGTACGGTCTCATCGAATCCGGCGCGGTGACCTGGCTGACCACGGTCCAGGCAGGCCAGCTGCGCTACATCCTGGTGGGCATCGCCCTGATGCTGCTGATGATCTTCAGGCCCCAGGGTGTCTTTGGCAACAAGAAGGAGCTGGCGTTCGCATGA